From one Passer domesticus isolate bPasDom1 chromosome 15, bPasDom1.hap1, whole genome shotgun sequence genomic stretch:
- the LOC135281701 gene encoding hydroxyacylglutathione hydrolase, mitochondrial isoform X1 — MKVEILPALTDNYMYLLIDQDTREAAIVDPVQPQKVLDAVKKHGVKLTTVLTTHHHWDHAGGNEKLVKMEPGLRVYGGDSRVGALTQRVSHLTALKVGSLSVKCLSTPCHTSGHICYYVTKPNSSEPPAVFTGDTLFVAGCGKFFEGTPEEMYKALIEILGSLDPRTRVYCGHEYTINNLKFARHVEPSNPSIQEKLAWAKAQYDSGEPTIPSTIAEEFTYNPFMRVREKSVQEHAGESDPVRVMGAIRKEKDNFRVPKD; from the exons ATGAAGGTGGAAATCCTGCCAGCCCTCACCGACAACTACATGTACCTGCTCATCGACCAGGACACCAGGGAGGCTGCCATAGTTGACCCCGTGCAGCCCCAGAAG GTTTTGGATGCAGTCAAAAAGCACGGAGTGAAGCTGACCACTGTCCTGACCACCCACCACCACTG gGACCATGCTGGAGGCAATGAGAAGCTGGTGAAGATGGAGCCGGGGCTGCGCGTCTACgggggggacagcagggtgggGGCCCTGACCCAGAGAGTGTCCCACCTGACAGCTCTCAAG GTGGGATCTCTAAGTGTGAAATGCCTCAGTACGCCGTGTCACACCTCGGGCCACATCTGTTATTATGTGACTAAGCCAAATAGCTCCGAGCCACCTGCAGTTTTTACAG GTGACACCCTGTTCGTGGCTGGCTGTGGGAAGTTCTTCGAGGGCACCCCGGAGGAGATGTACAAGGCACTGATTGAGATTTTGGGCAGCCTGGACCCCAGAACG AGGGTTTACTGTGGCCACGAGTACACCATCAACAACCTCAAGTTTGCTCGGCACGTGGAGCCCAGCAACCCCAGCATCCAGGAGAAGCTGGCCTGGGCCAAG GCCCAGTACGACAGTGGAGAGCCCACCATCCCCTCCACCATCGCCGAGGAGTTCACCTACAACCCCTTCATGAGAGTGAG ggagaagTCAGTGCAGGAGCACGCTGGGGAGAGCGACCCTGTGCGGGTCATGGGGGCCATCAGGAAAGAGAAGGACAACTTCAGAGTGCCCAAGGACTGA
- the MEIOB gene encoding meiosis-specific with OB domain-containing protein isoform X1 yields the protein MAEFSVSPETANIKKKKRSREWFLQRFLRLALSCWCSALVPLTRPGWCEVQQFQIKNGSFSFSTGLCCTFRSASKPRSSYIGTERYTFNFTIRDSPTYFINVQSWGREEYIRSLSESFRVGDCVTIENPLIQSKEAEREEKFNPVTPSGYKLLLSENHSVVKTSSCYDTDTRLLALLHLPVKDPQDYYSLGDIVANGQSLHGRVLNVLAAVMAVGEPKYFITSDKRKGQRCEVKLYDETERSFPIVCHKDPSVEHLAWGSEQSAWPSTNSSLNWALLQLEMTRIKAEIQHFPSWDNESIQLAQTWIPQETVIFASDVRINFDKFRNCMTATVISKTIITTNPETAEANVLFSFIKENAQAGALPSPVKELPNETINLEAVVDVYTVEQLKEKALQSDGKLEPLHGIIYGYISTLDIDESVSRVLRNRCSVCRFIVNEVSNTCTFCSDVSAEARSTFASFDMLVDVTDHTGTLRSCYLADCVAEDTLGCTVPEFLMLEEDQRTALKWQLLLERSKIYFKVTSSPNWRTGLKVNLLSCKLADPMEASQSFLGRDWNYL from the exons GTGTTCCGCACTGGTTCCTTTGACAAGACCCGGCTGGTGTGAGGTGCAGCAG TTTCAGATAAAGAATGGCTCATTCTCGTTCAGCACGGGACTTTGTTGCACTTTCAGATCTGCATCCAAACCTCGCTCGTCCT ACATTGGCACAGAAAGATACACCTTCAATTTTACCATTCGTGATTCCCCAACTTATTTCATTAATGTCCAGTCCTGGGGCAGAGAAGAGTACATCAGATCCCTCTCAGAAAGCTTCAGGGTTGGTGACTGCG TTACAATTGAAAATCCTTTAATTCAGTCCAAGGaagcagaaagagaagaaaaattcaaCCCTGTAACTCCTAG TGGCTACAAATTATTGCTGAGTGAAAATCACTCTGTGGTGAAAACCTCTTCCTGCTACGACACAGACACCcggctgctggctctgctgcaccTGCCTGTCAAGGACCCTCAGGATTATTATTCCCTGGGGGACATCGTGGCAAACGGACAGAGCCTCCATGGCAGAGTCCTCAACGTGCTGGCAGCTGTCATGGCA GTTGGGGAGCCAAAGTATTTTATAACTTCAGACAAAAGGAAAGGCCAGAGGTGTGAAGTAAAGCTGTATGATGAAACAGAGAGATCTTTCCCAATAGTATG CCACAAAGATCCCAGTGTTGAACATCTGGCCTGGGGATCTGAGCAATcagcctggcccagcacaaACAGCTCCTTGAACTGGGCTTTGCTTCAGCTGGAAATGACTCGGATAAAAGCTGAAATCCAGCACTTCCCCAG cTGGGATAATGAATCCATCCAGCTGGCACAGACTTGGATCCCCCAAGAAACAG TTATATTTGCATCAGATGTGAGAATCAATTTTGACAAATTTAGGAACTGCATGACTGCAACTGTGATATCCAAAACCATCATTACAACTAACCCAG AAACAGCAGAAGCAAATGTTCTCTTCAGCTTCATCAAAGAGAAtgcccaggcaggagctctgcccagcccagtgAAGGAGCTGCCAAATGAAACCATTAACT TGGAGGCTGTAGTGGATGTCTACACAGTGGaacagctgaaagaaaaagcTCTCCAGAGTGATGGGAAGCTGGAGCCTCTCCATGGAATCATTTATGGCTACATTTCCACCCTGGACATCGACGAGAGCGTGTCCAGAGTCCTGCGCAACAGATG CTCAGTCTGCAGGTTCATCGTGAATGAGGTGTCAAACACCTGCACCTTCTGCAGTGACGTCTCTGCAGAGGCCAGGTCCACCTTTGCCAGCTTTGACATGCTGGTGGATGTGACAGACCACACGGGCACCCTGCGCTCCTGCTACCTGGCTGACTGTGTGGCTGAGGACACCCTGGGCTGCACA GTCCCTGAATTCCTCATGCTGGAAGAAGACCAGAGGACTGCACTGAAATGGCAGCTCCTCTTGGAACGAAGCAAGATTTACTTCAAG GTTACCTCATCACCCAATTGGAGAACTGGACTAAAAGTGAATCTTctttcctgcaaactggcagatCCCATGGAGGCGAGTCAGAGCTTCTTGGGAAGAGACTGGAATTATTTATAA
- the LOC135281701 gene encoding hydroxyacylglutathione hydrolase, mitochondrial isoform X2, whose protein sequence is MLRGGWRALGTALAAGAALGAVLRAGPAQLRAKFLHTEHELREPKTVRQADMKVEILPALTDNYMYLLIDQDTREAAIVDPVQPQKVLDAVKKHGVKLTTVLTTHHHWDHAGGNEKLVKMEPGLRVYGGDSRVGALTQRVSHLTALKVGSLSVKCLSTPCHTSGHICYYVTKPNSSEPPAVFTGDTLFVAGCGKFFEGTPEEMYKALIEILGSLDPRTRVYCGHEYTINNLKFARHVEPSNPSIQEKLAWAKAQYDSGEPTIPSTIAEEFTYNPFMRVREKSVQEHAGESDPVRVMGAIRKEKDNFRVPKD, encoded by the exons ATGCTCCGCGGGGGCTGGCGGGCGCTCGGCACCGCCCTGGCAGCCGGGGCCGCCCTCGGGGCCGTTCTCCGAGCCG GTCCAGCACAGCTGCGAGCTAAATTCCTGCACACAGAGCACGAGCTGAGGGAGCCCAAGACAGTGAGGCAGGCCGACATGAAGGTGGAAATCCTGCCAGCCCTCACCGACAACTACATGTACCTGCTCATCGACCAGGACACCAGGGAGGCTGCCATAGTTGACCCCGTGCAGCCCCAGAAG GTTTTGGATGCAGTCAAAAAGCACGGAGTGAAGCTGACCACTGTCCTGACCACCCACCACCACTG gGACCATGCTGGAGGCAATGAGAAGCTGGTGAAGATGGAGCCGGGGCTGCGCGTCTACgggggggacagcagggtgggGGCCCTGACCCAGAGAGTGTCCCACCTGACAGCTCTCAAG GTGGGATCTCTAAGTGTGAAATGCCTCAGTACGCCGTGTCACACCTCGGGCCACATCTGTTATTATGTGACTAAGCCAAATAGCTCCGAGCCACCTGCAGTTTTTACAG GTGACACCCTGTTCGTGGCTGGCTGTGGGAAGTTCTTCGAGGGCACCCCGGAGGAGATGTACAAGGCACTGATTGAGATTTTGGGCAGCCTGGACCCCAGAACG AGGGTTTACTGTGGCCACGAGTACACCATCAACAACCTCAAGTTTGCTCGGCACGTGGAGCCCAGCAACCCCAGCATCCAGGAGAAGCTGGCCTGGGCCAAG GCCCAGTACGACAGTGGAGAGCCCACCATCCCCTCCACCATCGCCGAGGAGTTCACCTACAACCCCTTCATGAGAGTGAG ggagaagTCAGTGCAGGAGCACGCTGGGGAGAGCGACCCTGTGCGGGTCATGGGGGCCATCAGGAAAGAGAAGGACAACTTCAGAGTGCCCAAGGACTGA
- the FAHD1 gene encoding acylpyruvase FAHD1, mitochondrial, translating to MGSSKPLSRFWEWGRNIVCVGRNYAEHAKEMGSALPAEPLFFLKPSSAYVREGSPIVRPHYCRNLHHEVELGVLIGRRAQAVPPDAAMEHVAGYALCLDMTARDTQEECKKKGLPWTLAKGFGSSCPVSEFVPKEKIPDPHKLQIWLKVNGKLRQEGDTSSMIFSIPYLISYISHVFALEEGDLILTGSPKGVGSVEANDEIEAGIRDVVSMKFRVAQGAAPGSTKGV from the coding sequence ATGGGCAGCTCCAAACCGCTGTCCCGCTTCTGGGAGTGGGGCAGGAACATCGTGTGCGTGGGGCGCAACTACGCGGAGCACGCCAAGGAGATGGGCAGCGCCCTGCCCGCAGAGCCGCTCTTCTTCCTCAAGCCCTCCTCGGCCTACGTGCGGGAGGGGTCCCCCATCGTGCGGCCCCACTACTGCCGGAACCTGCACCACGAggtggagctgggggtgctcatcGGCCGCAGGGCGCAGGCCGTGCCGCCGGACGCGGCCATGGAGCACGTGGCGGGCTATGCCCTGTGCCTGGACATGACGGCCCGCGACACCCAGGAGGAGTGCAAGAAGAAGGGGCTGCCCTGGACCTTGGCCAAAGGGTTCGGCTCGTCCTGCCCCGTCAGTGAGTTCGTGCCCAAGGAGAAGATCCCGGACCCGCACAAGCTGCAGATCTGGCTGAAGGTGAACGGGAAGCTGAGGCAGGAGGGGGACACCTCCTCCATGATCTTCTCCATCCCTTACCTGATCAGCTACATCAGCCACGTGTTCGCCTTGGAAGAAGGGGACTTGATTCTCACGGGCTCTCCCAAAGGAGTGGGGTCCGTGGAGGCCAACGATGAGATCGAGGCGGGGATCAGGGATGTGGTGTCCATGAAGttcagggtggcacagggcgCGGCCCCCGGGAGCACAAAAGGTGTTTGA
- the MEIOB gene encoding meiosis-specific with OB domain-containing protein isoform X4, whose product MAEFSVSPETANIKKKKRSREWFLQRFLRLALSCWCSALVPLTRPGWCEVQQFQIKNGSFSFSTGLCCTFRSASKPRSSYIGTERYTFNFTIRDSPTYFINVQSWGREEYIRSLSESFRVGDCVTIENPLIQSKEAEREEKFNPVTPSGYKLLLSENHSVVKTSSCYDTDTRLLALLHLPVKDPQDYYSLGDIVANGQSLHGRVLNVLAAVMAVGEPKYFITSDKRKGQRCEVKLYDETERSFPIVCDMGVFFCTVIFASDVRINFDKFRNCMTATVISKTIITTNPETAEANVLFSFIKENAQAGALPSPVKELPNETINLEAVVDVYTVEQLKEKALQSDGKLEPLHGIIYGYISTLDIDESVSRVLRNRCSVCRFIVNEVSNTCTFCSDVSAEARSTFASFDMLVDVTDHTGTLRSCYLADCVAEDTLGCTVPEFLMLEEDQRTALKWQLLLERSKIYFKVTSSPNWRTGLKVNLLSCKLADPMEASQSFLGRDWNYL is encoded by the exons GTGTTCCGCACTGGTTCCTTTGACAAGACCCGGCTGGTGTGAGGTGCAGCAG TTTCAGATAAAGAATGGCTCATTCTCGTTCAGCACGGGACTTTGTTGCACTTTCAGATCTGCATCCAAACCTCGCTCGTCCT ACATTGGCACAGAAAGATACACCTTCAATTTTACCATTCGTGATTCCCCAACTTATTTCATTAATGTCCAGTCCTGGGGCAGAGAAGAGTACATCAGATCCCTCTCAGAAAGCTTCAGGGTTGGTGACTGCG TTACAATTGAAAATCCTTTAATTCAGTCCAAGGaagcagaaagagaagaaaaattcaaCCCTGTAACTCCTAG TGGCTACAAATTATTGCTGAGTGAAAATCACTCTGTGGTGAAAACCTCTTCCTGCTACGACACAGACACCcggctgctggctctgctgcaccTGCCTGTCAAGGACCCTCAGGATTATTATTCCCTGGGGGACATCGTGGCAAACGGACAGAGCCTCCATGGCAGAGTCCTCAACGTGCTGGCAGCTGTCATGGCA GTTGGGGAGCCAAAGTATTTTATAACTTCAGACAAAAGGAAAGGCCAGAGGTGTGAAGTAAAGCTGTATGATGAAACAGAGAGATCTTTCCCAATAGTATG TGACATGGGGGTGTTTTTCTGCACAGTTATATTTGCATCAGATGTGAGAATCAATTTTGACAAATTTAGGAACTGCATGACTGCAACTGTGATATCCAAAACCATCATTACAACTAACCCAG AAACAGCAGAAGCAAATGTTCTCTTCAGCTTCATCAAAGAGAAtgcccaggcaggagctctgcccagcccagtgAAGGAGCTGCCAAATGAAACCATTAACT TGGAGGCTGTAGTGGATGTCTACACAGTGGaacagctgaaagaaaaagcTCTCCAGAGTGATGGGAAGCTGGAGCCTCTCCATGGAATCATTTATGGCTACATTTCCACCCTGGACATCGACGAGAGCGTGTCCAGAGTCCTGCGCAACAGATG CTCAGTCTGCAGGTTCATCGTGAATGAGGTGTCAAACACCTGCACCTTCTGCAGTGACGTCTCTGCAGAGGCCAGGTCCACCTTTGCCAGCTTTGACATGCTGGTGGATGTGACAGACCACACGGGCACCCTGCGCTCCTGCTACCTGGCTGACTGTGTGGCTGAGGACACCCTGGGCTGCACA GTCCCTGAATTCCTCATGCTGGAAGAAGACCAGAGGACTGCACTGAAATGGCAGCTCCTCTTGGAACGAAGCAAGATTTACTTCAAG GTTACCTCATCACCCAATTGGAGAACTGGACTAAAAGTGAATCTTctttcctgcaaactggcagatCCCATGGAGGCGAGTCAGAGCTTCTTGGGAAGAGACTGGAATTATTTATAA
- the MEIOB gene encoding meiosis-specific with OB domain-containing protein isoform X2 has protein sequence MAHSRSARDFVALSDLHPNLARPNVIGVVIGKTDVRSFPDRKNIGTERYTFNFTIRDSPTYFINVQSWGREEYIRSLSESFRVGDCVTIENPLIQSKEAEREEKFNPVTPSGYKLLLSENHSVVKTSSCYDTDTRLLALLHLPVKDPQDYYSLGDIVANGQSLHGRVLNVLAAVMAVGEPKYFITSDKRKGQRCEVKLYDETERSFPIVCHKDPSVEHLAWGSEQSAWPSTNSSLNWALLQLEMTRIKAEIQHFPSWDNESIQLAQTWIPQETVIFASDVRINFDKFRNCMTATVISKTIITTNPETAEANVLFSFIKENAQAGALPSPVKELPNETINLEAVVDVYTVEQLKEKALQSDGKLEPLHGIIYGYISTLDIDESVSRVLRNRCSVCRFIVNEVSNTCTFCSDVSAEARSTFASFDMLVDVTDHTGTLRSCYLADCVAEDTLGCTVPEFLMLEEDQRTALKWQLLLERSKIYFKVTSSPNWRTGLKVNLLSCKLADPMEASQSFLGRDWNYL, from the exons ATGGCTCATTCTCGTTCAGCACGGGACTTTGTTGCACTTTCAGATCTGCATCCAAACCTCGCTCGTCCT aatgtaATCGGGGTGGTTATTGGGAAAACAGATGTCAGAAGCTTTCCAGACCGAAAAA ACATTGGCACAGAAAGATACACCTTCAATTTTACCATTCGTGATTCCCCAACTTATTTCATTAATGTCCAGTCCTGGGGCAGAGAAGAGTACATCAGATCCCTCTCAGAAAGCTTCAGGGTTGGTGACTGCG TTACAATTGAAAATCCTTTAATTCAGTCCAAGGaagcagaaagagaagaaaaattcaaCCCTGTAACTCCTAG TGGCTACAAATTATTGCTGAGTGAAAATCACTCTGTGGTGAAAACCTCTTCCTGCTACGACACAGACACCcggctgctggctctgctgcaccTGCCTGTCAAGGACCCTCAGGATTATTATTCCCTGGGGGACATCGTGGCAAACGGACAGAGCCTCCATGGCAGAGTCCTCAACGTGCTGGCAGCTGTCATGGCA GTTGGGGAGCCAAAGTATTTTATAACTTCAGACAAAAGGAAAGGCCAGAGGTGTGAAGTAAAGCTGTATGATGAAACAGAGAGATCTTTCCCAATAGTATG CCACAAAGATCCCAGTGTTGAACATCTGGCCTGGGGATCTGAGCAATcagcctggcccagcacaaACAGCTCCTTGAACTGGGCTTTGCTTCAGCTGGAAATGACTCGGATAAAAGCTGAAATCCAGCACTTCCCCAG cTGGGATAATGAATCCATCCAGCTGGCACAGACTTGGATCCCCCAAGAAACAG TTATATTTGCATCAGATGTGAGAATCAATTTTGACAAATTTAGGAACTGCATGACTGCAACTGTGATATCCAAAACCATCATTACAACTAACCCAG AAACAGCAGAAGCAAATGTTCTCTTCAGCTTCATCAAAGAGAAtgcccaggcaggagctctgcccagcccagtgAAGGAGCTGCCAAATGAAACCATTAACT TGGAGGCTGTAGTGGATGTCTACACAGTGGaacagctgaaagaaaaagcTCTCCAGAGTGATGGGAAGCTGGAGCCTCTCCATGGAATCATTTATGGCTACATTTCCACCCTGGACATCGACGAGAGCGTGTCCAGAGTCCTGCGCAACAGATG CTCAGTCTGCAGGTTCATCGTGAATGAGGTGTCAAACACCTGCACCTTCTGCAGTGACGTCTCTGCAGAGGCCAGGTCCACCTTTGCCAGCTTTGACATGCTGGTGGATGTGACAGACCACACGGGCACCCTGCGCTCCTGCTACCTGGCTGACTGTGTGGCTGAGGACACCCTGGGCTGCACA GTCCCTGAATTCCTCATGCTGGAAGAAGACCAGAGGACTGCACTGAAATGGCAGCTCCTCTTGGAACGAAGCAAGATTTACTTCAAG GTTACCTCATCACCCAATTGGAGAACTGGACTAAAAGTGAATCTTctttcctgcaaactggcagatCCCATGGAGGCGAGTCAGAGCTTCTTGGGAAGAGACTGGAATTATTTATAA
- the MEIOB gene encoding meiosis-specific with OB domain-containing protein isoform X5 — MAHSRSARDFVALSDLHPNLARPNVIGVVIGKTDVRSFPDRKNIGTERYTFNFTIRDSPTYFINVQSWGREEYIRSLSESFRVGDCVTIENPLIQSKEAEREEKFNPVTPSGYKLLLSENHSVVKTSSCYDTDTRLLALLHLPVKDPQDYYSLGDIVANGQSLHGRVLNVLAAVMAVGEPKYFITSDKRKGQRCEVKLYDETERSFPIVCWDNESIQLAQTWIPQETVIFASDVRINFDKFRNCMTATVISKTIITTNPETAEANVLFSFIKENAQAGALPSPVKELPNETINLEAVVDVYTVEQLKEKALQSDGKLEPLHGIIYGYISTLDIDESVSRVLRNRCSVCRFIVNEVSNTCTFCSDVSAEARSTFASFDMLVDVTDHTGTLRSCYLADCVAEDTLGCTVPEFLMLEEDQRTALKWQLLLERSKIYFKVTSSPNWRTGLKVNLLSCKLADPMEASQSFLGRDWNYL, encoded by the exons ATGGCTCATTCTCGTTCAGCACGGGACTTTGTTGCACTTTCAGATCTGCATCCAAACCTCGCTCGTCCT aatgtaATCGGGGTGGTTATTGGGAAAACAGATGTCAGAAGCTTTCCAGACCGAAAAA ACATTGGCACAGAAAGATACACCTTCAATTTTACCATTCGTGATTCCCCAACTTATTTCATTAATGTCCAGTCCTGGGGCAGAGAAGAGTACATCAGATCCCTCTCAGAAAGCTTCAGGGTTGGTGACTGCG TTACAATTGAAAATCCTTTAATTCAGTCCAAGGaagcagaaagagaagaaaaattcaaCCCTGTAACTCCTAG TGGCTACAAATTATTGCTGAGTGAAAATCACTCTGTGGTGAAAACCTCTTCCTGCTACGACACAGACACCcggctgctggctctgctgcaccTGCCTGTCAAGGACCCTCAGGATTATTATTCCCTGGGGGACATCGTGGCAAACGGACAGAGCCTCCATGGCAGAGTCCTCAACGTGCTGGCAGCTGTCATGGCA GTTGGGGAGCCAAAGTATTTTATAACTTCAGACAAAAGGAAAGGCCAGAGGTGTGAAGTAAAGCTGTATGATGAAACAGAGAGATCTTTCCCAATAGTATG cTGGGATAATGAATCCATCCAGCTGGCACAGACTTGGATCCCCCAAGAAACAG TTATATTTGCATCAGATGTGAGAATCAATTTTGACAAATTTAGGAACTGCATGACTGCAACTGTGATATCCAAAACCATCATTACAACTAACCCAG AAACAGCAGAAGCAAATGTTCTCTTCAGCTTCATCAAAGAGAAtgcccaggcaggagctctgcccagcccagtgAAGGAGCTGCCAAATGAAACCATTAACT TGGAGGCTGTAGTGGATGTCTACACAGTGGaacagctgaaagaaaaagcTCTCCAGAGTGATGGGAAGCTGGAGCCTCTCCATGGAATCATTTATGGCTACATTTCCACCCTGGACATCGACGAGAGCGTGTCCAGAGTCCTGCGCAACAGATG CTCAGTCTGCAGGTTCATCGTGAATGAGGTGTCAAACACCTGCACCTTCTGCAGTGACGTCTCTGCAGAGGCCAGGTCCACCTTTGCCAGCTTTGACATGCTGGTGGATGTGACAGACCACACGGGCACCCTGCGCTCCTGCTACCTGGCTGACTGTGTGGCTGAGGACACCCTGGGCTGCACA GTCCCTGAATTCCTCATGCTGGAAGAAGACCAGAGGACTGCACTGAAATGGCAGCTCCTCTTGGAACGAAGCAAGATTTACTTCAAG GTTACCTCATCACCCAATTGGAGAACTGGACTAAAAGTGAATCTTctttcctgcaaactggcagatCCCATGGAGGCGAGTCAGAGCTTCTTGGGAAGAGACTGGAATTATTTATAA
- the MEIOB gene encoding meiosis-specific with OB domain-containing protein isoform X3 produces the protein MAEFSVSPETANIKKKKRSREWFLQRFLRLALSCWCSALVPLTRPGWCEVQQFQIKNGSFSFSTGLCCTFRSASKPRSSYIGTERYTFNFTIRDSPTYFINVQSWGREEYIRSLSESFRVGDCVTIENPLIQSKEAEREEKFNPVTPSGYKLLLSENHSVVKTSSCYDTDTRLLALLHLPVKDPQDYYSLGDIVANGQSLHGRVLNVLAAVMAVGEPKYFITSDKRKGQRCEVKLYDETERSFPIVCWDNESIQLAQTWIPQETVIFASDVRINFDKFRNCMTATVISKTIITTNPETAEANVLFSFIKENAQAGALPSPVKELPNETINLEAVVDVYTVEQLKEKALQSDGKLEPLHGIIYGYISTLDIDESVSRVLRNRCSVCRFIVNEVSNTCTFCSDVSAEARSTFASFDMLVDVTDHTGTLRSCYLADCVAEDTLGCTVPEFLMLEEDQRTALKWQLLLERSKIYFKVTSSPNWRTGLKVNLLSCKLADPMEASQSFLGRDWNYL, from the exons GTGTTCCGCACTGGTTCCTTTGACAAGACCCGGCTGGTGTGAGGTGCAGCAG TTTCAGATAAAGAATGGCTCATTCTCGTTCAGCACGGGACTTTGTTGCACTTTCAGATCTGCATCCAAACCTCGCTCGTCCT ACATTGGCACAGAAAGATACACCTTCAATTTTACCATTCGTGATTCCCCAACTTATTTCATTAATGTCCAGTCCTGGGGCAGAGAAGAGTACATCAGATCCCTCTCAGAAAGCTTCAGGGTTGGTGACTGCG TTACAATTGAAAATCCTTTAATTCAGTCCAAGGaagcagaaagagaagaaaaattcaaCCCTGTAACTCCTAG TGGCTACAAATTATTGCTGAGTGAAAATCACTCTGTGGTGAAAACCTCTTCCTGCTACGACACAGACACCcggctgctggctctgctgcaccTGCCTGTCAAGGACCCTCAGGATTATTATTCCCTGGGGGACATCGTGGCAAACGGACAGAGCCTCCATGGCAGAGTCCTCAACGTGCTGGCAGCTGTCATGGCA GTTGGGGAGCCAAAGTATTTTATAACTTCAGACAAAAGGAAAGGCCAGAGGTGTGAAGTAAAGCTGTATGATGAAACAGAGAGATCTTTCCCAATAGTATG cTGGGATAATGAATCCATCCAGCTGGCACAGACTTGGATCCCCCAAGAAACAG TTATATTTGCATCAGATGTGAGAATCAATTTTGACAAATTTAGGAACTGCATGACTGCAACTGTGATATCCAAAACCATCATTACAACTAACCCAG AAACAGCAGAAGCAAATGTTCTCTTCAGCTTCATCAAAGAGAAtgcccaggcaggagctctgcccagcccagtgAAGGAGCTGCCAAATGAAACCATTAACT TGGAGGCTGTAGTGGATGTCTACACAGTGGaacagctgaaagaaaaagcTCTCCAGAGTGATGGGAAGCTGGAGCCTCTCCATGGAATCATTTATGGCTACATTTCCACCCTGGACATCGACGAGAGCGTGTCCAGAGTCCTGCGCAACAGATG CTCAGTCTGCAGGTTCATCGTGAATGAGGTGTCAAACACCTGCACCTTCTGCAGTGACGTCTCTGCAGAGGCCAGGTCCACCTTTGCCAGCTTTGACATGCTGGTGGATGTGACAGACCACACGGGCACCCTGCGCTCCTGCTACCTGGCTGACTGTGTGGCTGAGGACACCCTGGGCTGCACA GTCCCTGAATTCCTCATGCTGGAAGAAGACCAGAGGACTGCACTGAAATGGCAGCTCCTCTTGGAACGAAGCAAGATTTACTTCAAG GTTACCTCATCACCCAATTGGAGAACTGGACTAAAAGTGAATCTTctttcctgcaaactggcagatCCCATGGAGGCGAGTCAGAGCTTCTTGGGAAGAGACTGGAATTATTTATAA